Proteins encoded together in one Chaetodon auriga isolate fChaAug3 chromosome 20, fChaAug3.hap1, whole genome shotgun sequence window:
- the LOC143338606 gene encoding MAGUK p55 subfamily member 3-like isoform X1 — MIEAMPIVSASTGLHETLALLTSQLHPDANHKEDLVFLKDVFSEKSLGYLMKIHDKLRQYEKHSPTPVLHSASCLAEDLAEELQNGALEDDERELLLLLSTPHLKAVLSAHDTVAQKNFDPVLPPLPEDLDDDLEEESVKIVRLVKNKEPLGATIRRDEATGAVIVARIMRGGAADRSGLVHVGDELREVNGNLITHKRPDEISQILSQSQGSITLKIIPAVAEEDKLKESRVYLRALFDYTPYEDKATPCQEAGLPFKRGDILQVVSQEDATWWQAKRMRDCNLRAALIPSTQFQERRLRYRMKMGSFPTPVSPKAPTYDRAEREDCDSEGALNGKDIVSPKSKTAPAFCGHAFSWDFYSAGLRRSFRLRKDRPCSPGEPQTPDANHTEFLIYEEVTQYLPRPGERPRLIVLIGSLGARITELKQKVIAENPLRYGLAVPHTTRARKCHEREGVEYHFINKAAFEADIQNGKFIEYGEYKDNLYGTSMESIHRILDQKKACLVDVQPEVLKTLRTAEFKPYVIFVKPRIYDSQRKPLGSSSSLSVGVTEDDLQEMKQSAERMDECYGHWVDYILVKEDPASALAELQVVLERVQMEPQWVPVSWLRS; from the exons ATGATTGAAGCCATGCCCATCGTGTCTGCAAGCACAG GGCTGCATGAGACTCTggccctgctcacctctcagctccACCCTGATGCAAACCATAAAGAGGACCTGGTCTTCCTCAAAGATGTCTTCAGTGAGAAGAGCCTTGGTTACCTCATGAAG ATCCATGACAAACTGAGGCAGTATGAGAAACACAGCCCAACTCCTGTTCTGCACAGCGCCTCCTGTCTGGCAGAGGAT CTGGCAGAGGAGCTTCAGAATGGAGCGCTGGAGGACGATGAGCGAGAGCTGCTTCTCCTGCTGAGCACTCCTCACCTCAAG GCAGTGCTGTCAGCCCACGACACCGTGGCCCAGAAGAACTTTGACCCGGTGCTGCCGCCACTGCCGGAGGATCTGGATGACGACCTGGAGGAAGAGTCGGTCAAGATTGTCCGTCTGGTAAAGAACAAGGAGCCCCTG GGAGCAACTATCCGGAGAGACGAGGCGACAGGTGCCGTGATTGTAGCCAGAATCATGAGGGGAGGAGCAGCTGACCGCAGCG gtCTGGTGCACGTAGGGGACGAGCTCCGCGAGGTCAATGGAAACCTGATAACCCACAAAAGGCCAGATGAAATCAGTCAGATTCTG TCCCAGTCACAAGGCTCCATCACACTGAAAATTATTCCAGCTGTTGCAGAAGAAGACAAGCTTAAGGAAAGCAGG GTTTACCTCCGCGCTTTGTTTGACTACACGCCCTATGAGGACAAGGCCACGCCGTGCCAAGAGGCGGGACTTCCCTTTAAGAGGGGGGACATTCTTCAGGTCGTCAGCCAGGAGGACGCCACCTGGTGGCAGGCCAAGAGGATGCGTGACTGTAACTTGCGCGCTGCTCTCATTCCCTCTACGCAGTTCCAGGAGAG GCGCCTGAGATACAGGATGAAAATGGGTTCGTTCCCCACCCCCGTGTCCCCCAAAGCTCCTACAT ATGATCGTGCTGAGAGAG AAGACTGTGACAGTGAGGGTGCTCTCAATGGAAAGGACATAG TTTCTCCCAAGAGTAAGACAGCCCCTGCCTTCTGTGGCCATGCTTTCTCATGGGATTTTTACTCAG cCGGCCTGCGCAGAAGTTTCCGCCTCAGGAAAGATCGTCCGTGCTCACCAGGAGAACCTCAAACTCCAGATGCCAATCACACAGAGTTCCTGATTTATGAAGAAGTGACACAGTATCTGCCCCGCCCTGGCGAACGGCCTCGTCTCATAGTCCTGATCG GTTCCCTGGGAGCTCGAATCACTGAGCTCAAACAGAAGGTGATTGCTGAAAATCCTCTGCGTTATGGTTTGGCTGTGCCTC ACACCACTCGAGCCAGAAAGTGTCACGAGAGAGAAGGAGTCGAGTACCACTTCATCAACAAAGCTGCTTTCGAGGCCGACATCCAGAATGGCAA atttATTGAATACGGGGAATATAAAGATAATCTGTATGGCACCAGCATGGAGTCCATTCACCGAATTTTGGATCAAAAGAAGGCCTGTCTGGTGGATGTGCAACCAGAG GTGCTGAAGACTCTGCGTACCGCTGAATTCAAACCGTATGTCATCTTTGTAAAGCCACGCATCTATGACAGTCAAAGGAAACCACtcggctcctcttcctcactcagCGTAGGCGTCACG GAGGACGACctacaggaaatgaaacagtCAGCTGAGCGGATGGACGAGTGCTACGGCCATTGGGTGGACTACATCTTGGTGAAGGAGGACCCAGCCAGTGCCTTAGCTGAGCTCCAGGTCGTACTGGAGAGGGTGCAGATGGAGCCTCAGTGGGTGCCTGTGTCCTGGCTGAGGAGCTAA
- the LOC143338606 gene encoding MAGUK p55 subfamily member 3-like isoform X2 produces MIEAMPIVSASTGLHETLALLTSQLHPDANHKEDLVFLKDVFSEKSLGYLMKIHDKLRQYEKHSPTPVLHSASCLAEDLAEELQNGALEDDERELLLLLSTPHLKAVLSAHDTVAQKNFDPVLPPLPEDLDDDLEEESVKIVRLVKNKEPLGATIRRDEATGAVIVARIMRGGAADRSGLVHVGDELREVNGNLITHKRPDEISQILSQSQGSITLKIIPAVAEEDKLKESRVYLRALFDYTPYEDKATPCQEAGLPFKRGDILQVVSQEDATWWQAKRMRDCNLRAALIPSTQFQERRLRYRMKMGSFPTPVSPKAPTYDRAEREDCDSEGALNGKDIAGLRRSFRLRKDRPCSPGEPQTPDANHTEFLIYEEVTQYLPRPGERPRLIVLIGSLGARITELKQKVIAENPLRYGLAVPHTTRARKCHEREGVEYHFINKAAFEADIQNGKFIEYGEYKDNLYGTSMESIHRILDQKKACLVDVQPEVLKTLRTAEFKPYVIFVKPRIYDSQRKPLGSSSSLSVGVTEDDLQEMKQSAERMDECYGHWVDYILVKEDPASALAELQVVLERVQMEPQWVPVSWLRS; encoded by the exons ATGATTGAAGCCATGCCCATCGTGTCTGCAAGCACAG GGCTGCATGAGACTCTggccctgctcacctctcagctccACCCTGATGCAAACCATAAAGAGGACCTGGTCTTCCTCAAAGATGTCTTCAGTGAGAAGAGCCTTGGTTACCTCATGAAG ATCCATGACAAACTGAGGCAGTATGAGAAACACAGCCCAACTCCTGTTCTGCACAGCGCCTCCTGTCTGGCAGAGGAT CTGGCAGAGGAGCTTCAGAATGGAGCGCTGGAGGACGATGAGCGAGAGCTGCTTCTCCTGCTGAGCACTCCTCACCTCAAG GCAGTGCTGTCAGCCCACGACACCGTGGCCCAGAAGAACTTTGACCCGGTGCTGCCGCCACTGCCGGAGGATCTGGATGACGACCTGGAGGAAGAGTCGGTCAAGATTGTCCGTCTGGTAAAGAACAAGGAGCCCCTG GGAGCAACTATCCGGAGAGACGAGGCGACAGGTGCCGTGATTGTAGCCAGAATCATGAGGGGAGGAGCAGCTGACCGCAGCG gtCTGGTGCACGTAGGGGACGAGCTCCGCGAGGTCAATGGAAACCTGATAACCCACAAAAGGCCAGATGAAATCAGTCAGATTCTG TCCCAGTCACAAGGCTCCATCACACTGAAAATTATTCCAGCTGTTGCAGAAGAAGACAAGCTTAAGGAAAGCAGG GTTTACCTCCGCGCTTTGTTTGACTACACGCCCTATGAGGACAAGGCCACGCCGTGCCAAGAGGCGGGACTTCCCTTTAAGAGGGGGGACATTCTTCAGGTCGTCAGCCAGGAGGACGCCACCTGGTGGCAGGCCAAGAGGATGCGTGACTGTAACTTGCGCGCTGCTCTCATTCCCTCTACGCAGTTCCAGGAGAG GCGCCTGAGATACAGGATGAAAATGGGTTCGTTCCCCACCCCCGTGTCCCCCAAAGCTCCTACAT ATGATCGTGCTGAGAGAG AAGACTGTGACAGTGAGGGTGCTCTCAATGGAAAGGACATAG cCGGCCTGCGCAGAAGTTTCCGCCTCAGGAAAGATCGTCCGTGCTCACCAGGAGAACCTCAAACTCCAGATGCCAATCACACAGAGTTCCTGATTTATGAAGAAGTGACACAGTATCTGCCCCGCCCTGGCGAACGGCCTCGTCTCATAGTCCTGATCG GTTCCCTGGGAGCTCGAATCACTGAGCTCAAACAGAAGGTGATTGCTGAAAATCCTCTGCGTTATGGTTTGGCTGTGCCTC ACACCACTCGAGCCAGAAAGTGTCACGAGAGAGAAGGAGTCGAGTACCACTTCATCAACAAAGCTGCTTTCGAGGCCGACATCCAGAATGGCAA atttATTGAATACGGGGAATATAAAGATAATCTGTATGGCACCAGCATGGAGTCCATTCACCGAATTTTGGATCAAAAGAAGGCCTGTCTGGTGGATGTGCAACCAGAG GTGCTGAAGACTCTGCGTACCGCTGAATTCAAACCGTATGTCATCTTTGTAAAGCCACGCATCTATGACAGTCAAAGGAAACCACtcggctcctcttcctcactcagCGTAGGCGTCACG GAGGACGACctacaggaaatgaaacagtCAGCTGAGCGGATGGACGAGTGCTACGGCCATTGGGTGGACTACATCTTGGTGAAGGAGGACCCAGCCAGTGCCTTAGCTGAGCTCCAGGTCGTACTGGAGAGGGTGCAGATGGAGCCTCAGTGGGTGCCTGTGTCCTGGCTGAGGAGCTAA
- the psmc5 gene encoding 26S proteasome regulatory subunit 8 isoform X2, translating into MEVDGIDHMEMGESKGGSGLRQYYLSKIEELQLTVNDKSQNLRRLQAQRNELNAKVRLLREELQLLQEQGSYVGEVVRVMDKKKVLVKVHPEGKFVVDVDKNIDINDVTPNCRVALRNDSYTLHKILPNKVDPLVSLMMVEKVPDSTYEMIGGLDKQIKEIKEVIELPVKHPELFEALGIAQPKGVLLYGPPGTGKTLLARAVAHHTDCTFIRVSGSELVQKFIGEGARMVRELFVMAREHAPSIIFMDEIDSIGSSRLEGGSGGDSEVQRTMLELLNQLDGFEATKNIKVIMATNRIDILDSALLRPGRIDRKIEFPPPNEEARLDILKIHSRKMNLTRGINLRKIAELMPGASGAEVKGVCTEAGMYALRERRVHVTQEDFEMAVAKVMQKDSEKNMSIKKLWK; encoded by the exons ATGGAGGTTGACGGTATTGATCAT atGGAGATGGGGGAGAGTAAAGGTGGTTCAGGTCTCCGGCAATACTACTTGTCTAAGATAGAAGAGCTGCAG TTGACGGTGAACGATAAGAGCCAGAATCTCCGACGTCTGCAGGCACAGAGGAATGAGCTCAATGCCAAAG TGCGTCTCCTTCGTGAGGAGCTGCAGTTATTACAGGAGCAGGGGTCCTATGTAGGAGAAGTAGTTCGGGTCATGGACAAAAAGAAAGTGCTGGTCAAG GTGCATCCGGAAGGAAAATTTGTCGTGGATGTGGACAAGAACATTGACATCAATGAC GTGACTCCAAATTGCCGTGTGGCTCTGCGTAATGACAGCTACACCCTGCACAAGATCCTGCCCAACAAGGTGGACCCTCTGGTCTCCCTTATGATGGTGGAGAAGGTGCCGGACTCCACCTATGAAATGATTGGTGGCCTGGATAAGCAGATAAAGGAGATCAAGGAAGTGATTGAGCTGCCTGTCAAGCACCCAGAGCTGTTTGAGGCTTTAGGCATTGCACAGCCCAAG gGTGTGCTGCTGTATGGTCCCCCGGGTACAGGGAAGACCCTGCTGGCCAGAGCTGTGGCCCACCACACGGACTGTACCTTCATCAGGGTGTCCGGCTCTGAGCTGGTCCAGAAGTTCATCGGAGAAG GTGCCCGTATGGTGCGCGAGCTGTTCGTCATGGCTAGAGAACACGCCCCCTCCATCATCTTCATGGACGAGATCGACTCCATTGGGTCGTCTCGCCTGGAGGGTGGCTCAGGTGGTGACAGTGAGGTGCAGAGGACAATGTTGGAGCTGCTCAATCAGCTGGATGGTTTCGAGGCCACAAAGAACATCAAG GTCATTATGGCTACCAACCGTATTGACATCTTGGACTCTGCCCTGCTCAGGCCAGGCAGGATCGACAGGAAGATTGAGTTTCCCCCTCCAAATGAAGAG GCCCGTCTGGACATCCTGAAGATCCACTCCAGGAAGATGAACCTGACACGTGGCATTAATCTGAGGAAGATTGCAGAGCTGATGCCTGGAGCTTCTGGTGCTGAGGTTAAG ggtgTTTGCACAGAGGCGGGTATGTATGCCTTGAGAGAAAGGAGAGTTCACGTCACCCAGGAGGACTTTGAGATGGCTGTGGCAAAG GTGATGcagaaagacagtgagaagAACATGTCGATCAAGAAGCTGTGGAAGTAA
- the psmc5 gene encoding 26S proteasome regulatory subunit 8 isoform X1, which produces MEVDGIDHMEMGESKGGSGLRQYYLSKIEELQLTVNDKSQNLRRLQAQRNELNAKVRLLREELQLLQEQGSYVGEVVRVMDKKKVLVKVHPEGKFVVDVDKNIDINDVTPNCRVALRNDSYTLHKILPNKVDPLVSLMMVEKVPDSTYEMIGGLDKQIKEIKEVIELPVKHPELFEALGIAQPKGVLLYGPPGTGKTLLARAVAHHTDCTFIRVSGSELVQKFIGEGARMVRELFVMAREHAPSIIFMDEIDSIGSSRLEGGSGGDSEVQRTMLELLNQLDGFEATKNIKVIMATNRIDILDSALLRPGRIDRKIEFPPPNEEARLDILKIHSRKMNLTRGINLRKIAELMPGASGAEVKVRNGPLNGISWVVNEGSTQLDLHFFVCVFFLGCLHRGGYVCLERKESSRHPGGL; this is translated from the exons ATGGAGGTTGACGGTATTGATCAT atGGAGATGGGGGAGAGTAAAGGTGGTTCAGGTCTCCGGCAATACTACTTGTCTAAGATAGAAGAGCTGCAG TTGACGGTGAACGATAAGAGCCAGAATCTCCGACGTCTGCAGGCACAGAGGAATGAGCTCAATGCCAAAG TGCGTCTCCTTCGTGAGGAGCTGCAGTTATTACAGGAGCAGGGGTCCTATGTAGGAGAAGTAGTTCGGGTCATGGACAAAAAGAAAGTGCTGGTCAAG GTGCATCCGGAAGGAAAATTTGTCGTGGATGTGGACAAGAACATTGACATCAATGAC GTGACTCCAAATTGCCGTGTGGCTCTGCGTAATGACAGCTACACCCTGCACAAGATCCTGCCCAACAAGGTGGACCCTCTGGTCTCCCTTATGATGGTGGAGAAGGTGCCGGACTCCACCTATGAAATGATTGGTGGCCTGGATAAGCAGATAAAGGAGATCAAGGAAGTGATTGAGCTGCCTGTCAAGCACCCAGAGCTGTTTGAGGCTTTAGGCATTGCACAGCCCAAG gGTGTGCTGCTGTATGGTCCCCCGGGTACAGGGAAGACCCTGCTGGCCAGAGCTGTGGCCCACCACACGGACTGTACCTTCATCAGGGTGTCCGGCTCTGAGCTGGTCCAGAAGTTCATCGGAGAAG GTGCCCGTATGGTGCGCGAGCTGTTCGTCATGGCTAGAGAACACGCCCCCTCCATCATCTTCATGGACGAGATCGACTCCATTGGGTCGTCTCGCCTGGAGGGTGGCTCAGGTGGTGACAGTGAGGTGCAGAGGACAATGTTGGAGCTGCTCAATCAGCTGGATGGTTTCGAGGCCACAAAGAACATCAAG GTCATTATGGCTACCAACCGTATTGACATCTTGGACTCTGCCCTGCTCAGGCCAGGCAGGATCGACAGGAAGATTGAGTTTCCCCCTCCAAATGAAGAG GCCCGTCTGGACATCCTGAAGATCCACTCCAGGAAGATGAACCTGACACGTGGCATTAATCTGAGGAAGATTGCAGAGCTGATGCCTGGAGCTTCTGGTGCTGAGGTTAAGGTGAGAAATGGTCCGCTAAATGGTATCAGTTGGGTGGTAAATGAAGGGAGCACACAGCTGGacttacatttttttgtgtgtgttttttttttagggtgTTTGCACAGAGGCGGGTATGTATGCCTTGAGAGAAAGGAGAGTTCACGTCACCCAGGAGGACTTTGA
- the smarcd2 gene encoding SWI/SNF-related matrix-associated actin-dependent regulator of chromatin subfamily D member 2 translates to MASRGGFTGPPMNPNVHPMSVGHAAGMRMPGMPQPPAGYPRSMSSAPQYPQRSGMPPNRMGGPLGSMGGQLPGPSYGGGNMPMRPGMGPPSMDASRKRFLHQHQQQQQQQEALGGLRRGAKRRKMADKVLPQRIRDLVPESQAYMDLLAFERKLDQTIARKRMEIQEAIKKPIMQKRKLRIYISNTYSPSKPEGEEAEKVSSWELRVEGKLLEEPGKQKKKFSSFFKSLVIELDKELYGPDNHLVEWHRMPTTQETDGFQVKRPGDVNVKCTLLLMLDHQPPQYKLDPRLARLLGVHTQTRASIMQALWLYIKNNKLQDSHEKEYINCNRYFRQIFGCPRMRFSEIPMKLAGLLQHPDPIIINHMISVDPTDQKKTACYDIDVEVDDPLKGQMNSFLSSTTNQQEIAALEMKIHETIEYINQLKTERDFMLSFSNNPQDFIQDWLKSQSRDLKLMTDVTGNPEEERRTEFYQAPWVPEAVGRYVYSKVQQRRQELEQVLGIRLT, encoded by the exons ATGGCATCAAGAGGAGGCTTCACGGGTCCGCCGATGAATCCGAATGTGCACCCCATGAGTGTTGGGCATGCTGCGGGCATGAGGATGCCAGGCATGCCTCAACCTCCGGCGGGATACCCCCGCAGCATGAGCAGCGCTCCCCAGTACCCCCAG CGCTCGGGGATGCCACCCAACAGAATGGGGGGCCCCTTGGGTTCAATGGGGGGTCAGCTGCCTGGTCCTTCTTACGGTGGTGGGAACATGCCCATGCGGCCAGGCATGGGGCCTCCAAGCATGGACGCCTCGAGGAAGCGGTTccttcatcagcatcagcagcagcagcagcagcaggaggcacTGGGAGGCCTGCGACGAGG GGCAAAAAGACGCAAGATGGCTGACAAGGTTCTCCCACAGAGG ATCCGAGACCTGGTCCCAGAGTCCCAGGCCTACATGGATCTCTTGGCCTTTGAGAGGAAACTGGATCAGACCATCGCCAGAAAGCGTATGGAGATTCAGGAAGCCATCAAGAAGCCCATTATG CAAAAACGCAAGCTCAGGATCTACATTTCTAACACGTACAGCCCCAGCAAGCCTGAGGGCGAGGAGGCGGAGAAGGTGTCCTCATGGGAACTGAGAGTGGAGGGCAAACTTCTGGAGGAA CCTGGCAAGCAAAAGAAGAAGTTCTCATCTTTCTTCAAAAGCCTGGTGATCGAGCTTGATAAGGAGCTCTATGGACCTGACAACCACTTAGTGGAG TGGCACAGAATGCCCACCACTCAGGAGACCGATGGTTTCCAGGTCAAAAGGCCCGGCGATGTGAACGTTAAATGCACCCTTCTGCTCATGCTCGACCACCAG CCCCCTCAGTACAAACTGGACCCGCGGTTGGCTCGTCTGctgggtgtgcacacacagacgcggGCCAGCATCATGCAAGCTCTTTGGCTCTACATCAAGAACAACAAGCTGCAGGATAGTCATGAGAAGGAGTACATCAACTGCAACCGCTACTTCAGACAG ATCTTCGGCTGTCCTCGCATGAGGTTCTCTGAGATTCCCATGAAACTGGCGGGCCTGCTGCAGCACCCTGACCCCATCATTATCAATCACATGATCAG TGTGGACCCCACAGACCAGAAGAAGACAGCCTGCTATGACATCGATGTGGAGGTGGACGATCCACTGAAGGGCCAAATGAACAGTTTCCTGTCCTCCACAACCAACCAACAGGAGATTGCTGCACTGGAGATGAAG ATACATGAGACGATCGAGTACATCAACCAGCTGAAGACTGAGAGAGACTTCATGCTGAGCTTCAGCAACAATCCACAGGACTTCATCCAGGACTGGCTCAAGTCTCAAAGCCGAGACCTGAAG TTGATGACGGATGTGACTGGAAacccagaggaggagaggaggactgaGTTCTACCAGGCACCCTGGGTACCAGAGGCAGTGGGCAGATACGTTTACTCCAAA GTGCAGCAGAGAAGACAAGAGTTGGAGCAGGTGCTGGGTATCCGACTCACTTAA